One stretch of Nocardia mangyaensis DNA includes these proteins:
- a CDS encoding MmcQ/YjbR family DNA-binding protein, which translates to MSVDPLPYCLAKPGAWQDEPWEGDIVAKVGDKIFAFLGDGTAIGLKCGRDRAEADELVLIHPGDVSASAYIGRYGWNSIRLDGAVPPDEIRELIDASYDAVVAKLPKSRRPKS; encoded by the coding sequence ATGAGTGTGGACCCGCTGCCCTACTGCCTGGCCAAACCCGGTGCCTGGCAGGACGAACCGTGGGAGGGCGACATTGTCGCCAAGGTCGGCGACAAGATCTTCGCCTTCCTCGGCGACGGCACCGCGATCGGCCTCAAATGTGGTCGTGACCGCGCCGAAGCCGATGAACTCGTCCTCATTCATCCCGGCGACGTCAGCGCCTCCGCCTACATCGGCCGCTACGGCTGGAACAGCATTCGCCTCGACGGCGCCGTACCGCCCGACGAAATACGCGAACTGATCGACGCCTCCTACGACGCGGTCGTCGCCAAACTGCCGAAGTCCCGGCGCCCGAAGTCCTGA
- the nadD gene encoding nicotinate-nucleotide adenylyltransferase: protein MHETARPRRKLGVMGGTFDPIHHGHLVAASEVANRFALDEVIFVPTGQPWQKVNKQVSPAEDRYLMTVIATASNPRFSVSRADIERNKVTYTVDTLREMQSAHPDAELYFITGADALANILTWQDWTELFELAKFVGVSRPGYELNTDHLEEHLRDLPADAVTMVEVPALAISSSECRRRAAEGRPVWYLVPDGVVQYISKRHLYVPAGTEGA from the coding sequence ATGCACGAGACAGCTCGGCCGCGCCGCAAGCTCGGCGTGATGGGCGGCACCTTCGACCCGATCCACCACGGCCACCTGGTCGCGGCGAGCGAGGTCGCGAACCGGTTCGCGCTCGACGAGGTCATCTTCGTCCCGACCGGACAACCGTGGCAGAAGGTGAACAAGCAGGTCAGCCCCGCCGAGGACCGGTACCTGATGACGGTCATCGCGACCGCGTCCAATCCGCGGTTCTCGGTCAGCCGGGCCGACATCGAACGCAACAAGGTCACCTATACCGTCGACACCCTGCGCGAGATGCAGAGCGCGCATCCCGACGCCGAGCTGTACTTCATCACCGGTGCGGACGCGCTGGCCAACATCCTGACATGGCAGGATTGGACCGAACTGTTCGAACTGGCGAAGTTCGTCGGGGTGAGCCGACCGGGGTACGAGCTGAACACCGACCATCTCGAGGAACATCTGCGGGACCTTCCCGCCGATGCCGTGACGATGGTCGAGGTCCCCGCGCTGGCCATCTCGTCGAGTGAATGTCGTCGCCGCGCCGCGGAGGGGCGGCCGGTCTGGTACCTCGTCCCTGATGGCGTGGTGCAGTACATATCGAAGCGGCACCTGTATGTGCCCGCAGGAACGGAAGGTGCATGA
- the rsfS gene encoding ribosome silencing factor — MSASAEAIDMAKVAALAADDKLATDVVVLDVSEQLVITDCFVIASAPNERQVNAIVDSVEEKLREAGHKPVRREGTREGRWALLDYVDIVVHIQHNDERNFYALERLWRDCPTVPVEGIAAPTAPAAADDARAEDSSE; from the coding sequence ATGAGTGCTTCCGCCGAAGCGATCGACATGGCCAAGGTCGCCGCACTCGCGGCCGACGACAAACTCGCCACCGACGTCGTCGTCCTCGACGTCTCCGAGCAGTTGGTGATCACCGACTGCTTCGTGATCGCGTCGGCGCCCAACGAGCGCCAGGTCAACGCGATCGTCGACAGCGTCGAGGAGAAGCTGCGCGAGGCCGGGCACAAGCCGGTCCGTCGCGAGGGCACCCGCGAGGGCCGCTGGGCGCTGCTCGACTACGTCGACATCGTCGTGCACATCCAGCACAACGACGAGCGCAACTTCTACGCGCTCGAGCGGCTGTGGCGTGACTGCCCGACGGTGCCTGTCGAGGGCATCGCCGCTCCCACGGCTCCGGCCGCCGCCGACGACGCGCGGGCAGAGGACAGCAGCGAGTGA
- a CDS encoding histidine phosphatase family protein, giving the protein MSKYAHVRTLILLRHGQTEWNAADRMQGQIDTDLTELGRQQAKEAARELVSRNAIAVHASDLRRAKETAQALGDISDLPIVTDPRLRETSLGDWEGLTHLEVDADYPGARVQWRLDATYTPPGGESKLEVGARSLPVVRELYNERQDWPGRTIILVAHGGLIAALTAALLELPPENWPVLGGLANTSWVQLSSHGPDIDRPGWRLDVWNAAAKVAPDVL; this is encoded by the coding sequence GTGAGCAAGTACGCCCATGTGCGCACGCTGATCCTGCTGCGGCACGGGCAGACCGAGTGGAACGCGGCCGACCGGATGCAGGGGCAGATCGATACCGATCTGACCGAGCTGGGCAGGCAGCAGGCCAAAGAGGCAGCGCGCGAACTCGTTTCGCGCAATGCCATCGCGGTCCATGCCTCCGATCTGCGTCGCGCCAAGGAGACCGCGCAGGCGCTCGGCGACATCAGTGACCTGCCGATCGTCACCGACCCGCGGCTGCGCGAGACCAGCCTGGGCGACTGGGAGGGCCTGACCCATCTCGAGGTGGATGCCGACTACCCCGGCGCTCGGGTGCAGTGGCGCCTCGACGCCACTTACACGCCACCCGGTGGCGAGAGCAAACTCGAAGTCGGTGCGCGGTCGCTGCCCGTGGTGCGCGAACTGTACAACGAGCGGCAGGATTGGCCCGGTCGGACTATCATCCTGGTGGCGCACGGCGGGCTGATCGCAGCTCTCACGGCCGCGTTGCTGGAACTGCCTCCAGAGAACTGGCCCGTCCTGGGTGGACTGGCCAATACGAGCTGGGTGCAGCTGTCCAGCCACGGCCCTGACATCGACCGACCCGGCTGGCGCCTCGATGTTTGGAACGCAGCGGCGAAGGTAGCTCCCGATGTCCTCTGA
- the octT gene encoding diglucosylglycerate octanoyltransferase, producing the protein MSSEEPVRSVPDELFQQVTAKAGRQLPDALFGPPPARPARSEREEPIRSVPDELFQQVTARSTRSLPDALFGPPPAPVTPEPEATVADESDTGTDDSAVKKAEEPPPSQVDATAAVADATTSSAVQDTDVTAAKFAAPGEDRVVAGAATDTSDDVESAAVTADSDQASASTTAVAAAAPGSTDPGRAAPTSPSALAGSPVGTSASTGPSLADPAPDEPSTADVDGIVETDPTVADPAPATSAVHTATAPVVAEFTEPATSVADASTASGTAAASASATTGPVAAVSGGPAVAAPAVVEAGGMVTSGLSAVDTAVALTADSAADTRATVLEAAAESSATAAATEVSAGVGSVTASVVAGGSAAANAPVTGESAVAGTPVASAEAGTAAAVAAGSVVVEPDAVGTVAEHTVPHSESLAVAGLDSVLVQEDAADRPVESASPRPVLLVIADSLAYYGPKGGLPADDPRIWPNMVAAELDWDVELIARIGWTCRDAYWALIGDPRVWAAVPRAGAVVFAVGGMDTLPSPLPTALRELIRYIRPPRLRRGVRASYNWLQPKLSKLGRPVALPPRVSVDYLEQSREALAHLRPELPVVAVLPSVHKCDAYGRVHRGRARAVKALQAWSGKTSVPLVDLGAAVRDDIESGSANPDGIHWGWAGHAAVATAMTKALQEVR; encoded by the coding sequence ATGTCCTCTGAAGAGCCCGTCCGATCGGTACCGGACGAACTGTTCCAGCAGGTGACGGCCAAGGCCGGACGGCAATTGCCGGACGCCCTGTTCGGCCCGCCACCCGCTCGGCCCGCACGCTCCGAGCGTGAGGAGCCGATCCGTTCGGTACCGGACGAACTCTTCCAGCAGGTCACCGCGCGCAGTACCCGATCGCTGCCCGATGCTCTGTTCGGCCCGCCGCCCGCGCCGGTGACTCCCGAGCCCGAGGCGACGGTTGCCGACGAGTCCGACACGGGCACAGACGATTCGGCGGTGAAAAAAGCCGAAGAACCTCCTCCGTCCCAGGTCGACGCCACGGCGGCCGTCGCTGATGCTACGACGAGTTCCGCTGTGCAGGACACGGATGTCACTGCTGCGAAGTTCGCCGCACCGGGCGAGGATCGTGTCGTCGCCGGTGCTGCCACGGACACGTCCGATGATGTGGAATCCGCTGCCGTGACAGCGGATTCCGATCAGGCTTCCGCGAGTACGACCGCTGTGGCGGCTGCTGCCCCTGGCAGTACCGATCCCGGTCGAGCGGCTCCCACCAGCCCGAGCGCGCTTGCCGGATCTCCCGTGGGCACAAGCGCTTCGACCGGACCAAGCCTGGCCGATCCGGCGCCCGACGAGCCGTCGACCGCTGATGTCGACGGCATCGTCGAAACCGACCCCACCGTGGCCGACCCCGCACCGGCCACCAGTGCGGTGCACACAGCCACGGCCCCGGTTGTCGCCGAGTTCACCGAACCCGCCACTTCCGTGGCCGATGCCTCGACTGCGTCCGGCACCGCCGCGGCCAGTGCATCCGCAACGACTGGCCCCGTCGCGGCGGTCAGTGGCGGACCGGCAGTAGCCGCGCCTGCCGTTGTTGAGGCGGGCGGCATGGTGACAAGCGGCCTTTCGGCGGTGGACACAGCCGTTGCATTGACTGCCGACTCTGCGGCAGATACTCGCGCCACTGTGCTCGAAGCCGCTGCTGAATCCAGCGCCACCGCTGCGGCGACCGAAGTGTCCGCTGGGGTTGGCTCGGTCACTGCGTCCGTCGTGGCCGGCGGGTCCGCTGCCGCCAATGCGCCGGTGACAGGCGAGTCGGCGGTCGCCGGTACTCCCGTCGCGTCCGCTGAGGCCGGCACTGCCGCCGCTGTGGCTGCGGGTTCGGTGGTCGTGGAGCCTGATGCCGTTGGTACTGTGGCGGAACACACTGTGCCGCACAGTGAGTCGTTGGCCGTTGCGGGACTGGATTCCGTGCTGGTCCAGGAGGATGCCGCCGACCGGCCCGTCGAATCCGCCTCGCCCCGGCCGGTGCTGTTGGTGATCGCCGATTCGCTCGCGTACTACGGGCCCAAAGGTGGACTGCCCGCCGATGATCCGCGGATCTGGCCGAATATGGTGGCCGCCGAACTGGATTGGGACGTCGAGCTGATCGCCAGGATCGGCTGGACCTGCCGGGACGCCTACTGGGCGCTGATCGGCGATCCCCGGGTGTGGGCCGCGGTGCCGCGCGCCGGCGCGGTGGTCTTCGCCGTCGGCGGCATGGACACCCTGCCCTCGCCGCTGCCCACCGCCCTGCGGGAGCTGATCCGCTACATCCGCCCGCCGCGGCTGCGCCGTGGCGTGCGCGCCTCCTACAACTGGCTGCAGCCGAAGCTGTCGAAACTCGGCCGGCCCGTTGCTCTTCCGCCGAGGGTGAGTGTGGACTACCTCGAGCAATCGCGCGAGGCGTTGGCGCACCTGCGTCCTGAACTGCCGGTGGTCGCGGTACTGCCGTCGGTACACAAGTGCGATGCCTACGGGCGGGTGCACCGGGGCAGGGCGCGCGCGGTCAAGGCGCTGCAGGCATGGTCGGGCAAGACCTCGGTGCCCCTGGTCGACCTCGGTGCGGCCGTGCGCGACGACATCGAGTCGGGTTCGGCGAACCCGGACGGGATCCATTGGGGCTGGGCCGGGCATGCCGCCGTCGCGACGGCGATGACCAAGGCGCTGCAGGAGGTCCGGTAG
- a CDS encoding DegV family protein, whose protein sequence is MTVVVVTDSTAGLSDDLVAELGVEVVPLHVLVGDREIREGVDPVEIDYAADSVTTSAASPGELREAYERALTHSDGDGVVAVHLSRMLSATWESGRQAVRDMGAEDRVRLVDSLGAGLATGLPVLAAARRARAGETLDAVYECAVAAAARARTFILVNRTEQLRKGGRLSSAAAFFGSELVTKPLLHLVEGKLELREKVRTRSRAYAKLVAAAVEAAGRDGAALGIQHLGAADAAQTIAEQLREQLPELSELHVAEFGPTLGVHLGVGALGVAVLPGGCS, encoded by the coding sequence GTGACCGTTGTGGTGGTCACCGATTCGACGGCCGGGCTGTCCGATGACCTCGTCGCCGAACTCGGTGTCGAAGTGGTGCCGTTGCACGTGCTGGTCGGCGATCGGGAGATCCGCGAGGGTGTCGATCCTGTCGAGATCGACTACGCGGCGGACTCGGTCACGACCTCGGCGGCCTCGCCGGGTGAACTGCGTGAGGCCTACGAACGCGCGCTGACCCACAGCGACGGCGACGGCGTCGTGGCCGTGCACCTGTCGCGCATGCTGTCGGCGACCTGGGAGTCGGGCAGGCAGGCGGTGCGTGACATGGGCGCCGAAGACCGGGTGCGCCTGGTCGATTCGCTCGGCGCGGGCTTGGCGACGGGCCTGCCGGTGCTCGCGGCGGCGCGCCGGGCGCGCGCCGGCGAGACGCTGGACGCGGTCTACGAGTGCGCGGTGGCAGCCGCGGCCCGGGCACGCACCTTCATCCTGGTCAACCGCACCGAACAGCTGCGCAAGGGCGGCAGGCTGAGCAGCGCGGCCGCCTTCTTCGGCAGCGAACTGGTGACCAAGCCACTGCTGCATCTGGTGGAGGGCAAACTCGAGCTGCGGGAGAAGGTTCGCACTCGCTCGCGCGCCTACGCCAAACTCGTCGCGGCCGCGGTGGAGGCCGCGGGCCGCGACGGCGCGGCCCTCGGCATCCAGCATCTCGGTGCAGCCGATGCCGCGCAGACCATCGCCGAGCAACTTCGCGAGCAGCTGCCCGAACTGAGCGAACTCCATGTCGCCGAGTTCGGTCCGACATTGGGCGTGCACCTCGGCGTCGGCGCACTGGGCGTGGCGGTCCTGCCCGGCGGGTGTTCCTGA
- a CDS encoding GNAT family N-acetyltransferase, whose protein sequence is MAGSTTRPTTHPVRVRAVDWDHPDAETLRAEMAAEIGPRYAHLDFAGLGGDPHAVDTETVHRTFVAYGAAEPAGHAALRWNDGELELKRMFVRLSYRGSGAATALLRAAEDAVRVAGLPRMVLQTGHLQPDAVRFYERSGYQRIPLFAPYHLLPKSNCFARNLG, encoded by the coding sequence ATGGCAGGCTCCACGACTCGACCGACTACGCATCCGGTGCGCGTGCGCGCCGTCGACTGGGACCATCCGGACGCCGAGACGTTGCGCGCGGAGATGGCCGCCGAAATCGGACCCCGCTACGCCCATCTCGATTTCGCTGGTCTCGGGGGCGACCCCCACGCGGTCGATACCGAAACCGTGCATCGGACCTTCGTCGCTTACGGCGCTGCGGAACCCGCGGGCCATGCCGCGCTGCGCTGGAACGACGGCGAACTCGAACTGAAGCGGATGTTCGTCCGGCTCTCCTACCGTGGCTCCGGTGCCGCGACCGCGTTGCTGCGCGCCGCCGAAGATGCCGTCCGCGTGGCCGGCCTGCCGAGGATGGTCTTGCAGACCGGCCATCTGCAGCCCGACGCGGTGCGTTTCTATGAGCGCAGTGGCTACCAGCGGATTCCGCTGTTCGCTCCGTATCACCTGTTGCCCAAGTCGAACTGCTTCGCCAGGAACCTGGGCTGA
- the lexA gene encoding transcriptional repressor LexA, translating to MTGYDDFDHPDTAHLPSRRQHILAVIRDSVLANGYPPSAREIADAVGLRSTSTVSKHLKALEEDGFLRRGTTMTRPIDVRLFLRGAPGASAESSVSVPVVGDIAAGTPILAEQHADDVLTLPRELVGRGEVFGLRVRGDSMVDAAICDGDLVVVRRQHEAVSGDIVAAMIGEEATVKVYRRRNGHVQLEPRNPAYSVIDGDEAVILGKVVSVMRRI from the coding sequence GTGACCGGATACGACGACTTCGACCACCCCGACACCGCGCACCTGCCTTCGCGCAGGCAACACATCCTCGCCGTGATCAGGGATTCGGTACTCGCCAACGGCTATCCGCCGAGCGCGCGGGAGATCGCCGACGCGGTGGGCCTGCGCTCCACGTCCACGGTCTCCAAACACCTGAAGGCGTTGGAGGAGGACGGTTTCCTGCGTCGCGGCACCACGATGACCAGGCCCATCGACGTCCGCCTGTTTCTGCGCGGAGCGCCCGGCGCGTCCGCGGAGTCCTCGGTCAGCGTCCCGGTCGTCGGTGACATCGCCGCAGGCACGCCGATCCTGGCCGAGCAGCACGCCGACGACGTCCTCACCTTGCCGCGCGAACTGGTCGGCCGCGGTGAGGTCTTCGGTCTCCGGGTGCGCGGCGACTCGATGGTCGACGCCGCGATCTGCGACGGCGACCTCGTCGTCGTACGCAGACAGCACGAGGCGGTCTCCGGTGACATCGTCGCCGCCATGATCGGCGAGGAGGCCACGGTCAAGGTGTACCGGCGGCGCAACGGCCACGTACAACTCGAACCGCGCAACCCCGCCTACTCCGTGATCGACGGCGACGAGGCGGTCATCCTCGGCAAGGTCGTCTCGGTGATGCGCCGGATCTGA
- a CDS encoding DUF2332 family protein, with amino-acid sequence MQLAQRFRDFALREARGNSPLYQQRALDIAEDPAVLAVIAELPTGKQQPNLVLAAARAHGASADSYPDFRHH; translated from the coding sequence ATGCAGCTCGCACAACGATTCCGCGACTTCGCACTACGCGAAGCTCGCGGCAACTCCCCGCTCTACCAGCAGCGGGCGCTCGACATCGCCGAGGATCCCGCGGTGCTGGCAGTGATCGCCGAATTGCCCACCGGCAAACAGCAACCCAACCTCGTCTTGGCAGCCGCGCGAGCGCACGGCGCGAGCGCGGATTCCTACCCGGACTTCCGCCACCACTGA
- a CDS encoding ComEA family DNA-binding protein, which yields MSRHEEHERVRQRLGGLAVSERPWPSGVPRRGPGVAAATAGARTGDRDHWDDEELAPSSGPPGEVRTPGWLDDGRTDRRNRFVPERFRQARLDTGLKGSLALGLVGLVAVLVTGVMVMRDQPMAQSVPPVPSVRADSTTVRAEPAVEVAAVASMAPSASAEVVVSVVGLVERVGLHRLPGGSRVADAIEMAGGIREGADLAGLNLAQRLSDGDQVVVGATGPNSGPPVLGSVMISATDRAPGTGPNVAGSTGTPSSTGTSRVDLNTANEAELDALPGVGPVTAKAILAWRATNGRFTDVAQLGDVDGIGPARLARLRDLVRT from the coding sequence ATGTCACGACACGAAGAACACGAGCGGGTACGGCAACGGCTGGGCGGCCTGGCGGTCAGCGAGCGGCCATGGCCGAGCGGTGTACCGCGGCGCGGTCCCGGGGTCGCTGCGGCGACAGCCGGTGCCCGCACCGGCGACCGCGACCATTGGGACGACGAGGAACTCGCGCCGTCGTCCGGGCCACCGGGGGAGGTGCGTACTCCGGGCTGGCTCGACGACGGCCGGACGGATCGGCGGAACCGATTCGTGCCGGAGCGTTTTCGGCAAGCACGGCTCGATACCGGCCTGAAGGGTTCATTGGCGCTGGGTCTGGTCGGACTGGTCGCGGTGCTGGTGACCGGAGTGATGGTCATGCGCGACCAGCCGATGGCCCAGTCGGTCCCGCCGGTCCCTTCGGTGCGGGCCGACAGTACGACTGTGCGGGCCGAGCCCGCCGTCGAGGTGGCGGCGGTGGCCAGTATGGCGCCGAGTGCGAGCGCGGAGGTCGTCGTCAGCGTGGTGGGGCTGGTCGAGCGAGTCGGCCTGCACCGCTTGCCGGGTGGCTCCCGCGTCGCCGACGCCATCGAGATGGCGGGTGGCATACGCGAGGGCGCCGACCTGGCCGGGTTGAACCTGGCCCAGCGGCTGTCCGACGGAGACCAGGTTGTCGTCGGCGCGACCGGTCCCAACTCGGGCCCACCCGTGCTGGGCAGCGTCATGATCAGCGCCACCGACCGGGCACCGGGCACCGGTCCCAATGTCGCGGGCTCCACCGGCACACCGTCTTCGACCGGGACCTCCCGCGTCGACCTGAACACGGCGAACGAGGCCGAACTCGACGCATTGCCGGGCGTGGGACCAGTGACGGCCAAGGCGATTCTTGCCTGGCGCGCTACCAACGGCCGGTTCACCGATGTCGCCCAACTCGGTGACGTCGACGGGATCGGCCCCGCTCGCCTGGCGCGACTGCGCGACTTGGTGAGGACATGA
- a CDS encoding ComEC/Rec2 family competence protein — protein MKSATRTGPAVEEPEWQVLDMRLLPAALGCWLATIVAVTLGWFAGLLLAVGAVGLAIGLWVVLLWAMAHRRERWRVVAVTGLATMVLAAGFGAAGAWREHQVQTHPLRESFGRSVNVVAVVSDDAKPMRSSAFGGQRRWIVHAGLREFGGGATSTRVGGAIVVLAEGSEWAELSPGQVVRFRAKVSEPNRADLTIATLQANAVVERIGDPPWWQRWATSVRTDLVDSAARALPPAAAGLLPALVVGDTSALSDEVRDAFEIAGLQHLCVVSGANFTILLTALLALTRLATAGPQTSAAAAAGAVVLFVVVARPDPSVLRAAAMGSVTVLALLTGRRKQALPALCAAVIGLLAVAPQLAVSAGFALSVIATAGLILLAPSWADWLRARGWWRAPAEIVAVAAGAFVVTLPLMVALSGRVSLVAIAANALVAPVIGLITVIGAVGAVTACLWGEAAVWVLWCARPPLWWLLGVADRAAAVPGATVSVSSGVTAGLVAAVIVVAIVAALRWSRTRRLLAVAVLGMAVVLVPVRLFQPGWPPDGWVLAMCDVGQGDGLALSVGSGAAVVIDTGPDPRLIRHCLDRLRITRISLLVLTHPHADHIAGLSGAIDGRVVDAIGTAPGELRSTVDHDCPTRPRGDDQATTQPGVVPSESGETASPSSAATTEPTGPGQRAASGASGSLPPTGPPVSSARVAASCALSSAGDRAGSEAATHRDHHEHADDSGGVERVSALARAARIPLLELHAGHVIPFNGVELTVLSPSRIVPTTLPQNEANDRSLVLKARTAIGTILFTGDIEADAQTSLLRNHDVRADILKVPHHGSRTTTPEFLRAVHPRLALISAGADNAFGHPHSTITATLTELGATIARTDRDGDTIVLGDPAHLRTVTTRRRTPTAPSARLSGVLRRIGP, from the coding sequence ATGAAGTCGGCGACGCGCACGGGGCCGGCGGTCGAGGAGCCGGAGTGGCAGGTACTCGACATGCGTCTGTTGCCCGCCGCGCTCGGGTGCTGGCTGGCGACGATCGTCGCGGTGACCCTCGGATGGTTCGCCGGCCTGCTGCTCGCGGTCGGCGCTGTCGGGCTGGCGATCGGGCTGTGGGTGGTGTTGCTGTGGGCGATGGCGCATCGGCGGGAACGGTGGCGGGTGGTCGCCGTCACCGGGCTGGCGACCATGGTGCTCGCCGCGGGGTTCGGCGCTGCGGGCGCGTGGCGGGAACACCAGGTGCAGACGCATCCGCTGCGAGAGTCGTTCGGTCGCTCGGTGAATGTGGTCGCGGTGGTGTCCGACGACGCGAAGCCGATGCGCTCCAGCGCTTTCGGCGGTCAGCGGCGTTGGATCGTGCACGCGGGTCTGCGCGAGTTCGGTGGCGGTGCGACATCGACGCGCGTCGGCGGTGCGATCGTCGTCTTGGCGGAGGGCTCCGAATGGGCGGAGTTGTCGCCCGGTCAGGTGGTTCGCTTCCGGGCCAAGGTGAGTGAACCGAATCGGGCGGACCTGACCATCGCCACCTTGCAGGCCAACGCCGTCGTCGAACGGATCGGTGACCCGCCGTGGTGGCAGCGATGGGCCACGTCCGTGCGCACGGATCTGGTGGATTCGGCAGCGCGGGCGTTGCCGCCCGCCGCCGCGGGATTGCTGCCCGCGTTGGTTGTCGGTGACACCTCGGCGCTGTCCGACGAGGTGCGCGATGCCTTCGAAATAGCCGGCCTGCAACACCTCTGCGTGGTCAGTGGCGCGAACTTCACCATCTTGTTGACCGCGTTGCTCGCGCTGACCCGTCTGGCCACAGCGGGTCCGCAGACCAGCGCCGCAGCAGCAGCCGGGGCGGTGGTGCTGTTCGTGGTCGTCGCTCGGCCCGATCCCAGTGTGCTGCGTGCGGCGGCGATGGGATCGGTGACGGTGCTGGCACTGCTGACCGGTCGCCGCAAGCAGGCGCTACCGGCGCTGTGCGCGGCGGTGATCGGATTGCTCGCCGTGGCACCGCAATTGGCGGTGAGCGCTGGATTCGCGCTTTCGGTGATCGCCACAGCAGGTTTGATCCTGCTCGCCCCGAGCTGGGCGGACTGGTTGCGGGCGCGCGGATGGTGGCGCGCACCGGCGGAGATCGTCGCGGTGGCGGCCGGAGCCTTCGTCGTGACGCTGCCACTGATGGTGGCGTTGTCGGGGCGGGTGAGTCTGGTGGCCATCGCGGCGAACGCACTGGTGGCGCCAGTGATCGGGTTGATCACGGTGATCGGGGCAGTCGGTGCGGTCACGGCCTGCCTGTGGGGTGAAGCCGCGGTGTGGGTGCTGTGGTGCGCGCGTCCGCCACTGTGGTGGTTGCTCGGTGTAGCCGATCGCGCCGCGGCGGTGCCTGGAGCCACGGTGTCGGTGAGCTCGGGCGTCACCGCGGGGCTGGTCGCCGCCGTGATCGTCGTCGCGATCGTGGCTGCGCTGCGCTGGTCGAGGACGCGCAGGCTGCTCGCTGTCGCCGTGTTGGGGATGGCAGTGGTGCTGGTACCGGTGCGGCTGTTCCAGCCCGGATGGCCGCCGGACGGGTGGGTGCTGGCGATGTGCGATGTCGGCCAAGGGGACGGGCTGGCACTGTCCGTCGGTTCCGGGGCAGCGGTCGTCATCGACACCGGTCCCGACCCGCGGCTGATCCGCCACTGCCTGGACCGCCTGCGGATCACTCGCATCTCGTTGCTGGTACTCACCCATCCCCATGCCGACCACATCGCCGGACTGTCCGGCGCGATCGACGGGCGTGTCGTCGACGCGATCGGGACCGCACCCGGCGAATTGCGCTCCACCGTCGATCACGACTGCCCTACGCGCCCGCGGGGAGACGACCAGGCCACCACGCAACCCGGTGTTGTTCCCAGCGAATCAGGCGAGACCGCGTCTCCGTCATCGGCCGCCACCACCGAGCCCACCGGGCCGGGACAGCGAGCTGCATCCGGGGCGTCCGGATCGCTGCCGCCGACTGGACCGCCGGTGTCTTCGGCGAGGGTGGCGGCCTCCTGTGCCCTGTCCTCGGCAGGTGACCGGGCGGGCTCCGAAGCGGCCACACATCGCGACCACCACGAACACGCCGACGACTCCGGCGGAGTGGAGCGTGTGTCCGCGCTGGCCCGCGCGGCGCGCATTCCACTGCTCGAGCTCCACGCAGGGCATGTGATCCCTTTCAACGGTGTGGAACTGACGGTTCTCTCGCCGAGCCGGATCGTGCCGACAACCTTGCCACAGAACGAAGCCAACGACCGTTCACTGGTCCTGAAGGCCCGCACCGCGATCGGCACCATCCTGTTCACCGGCGATATCGAAGCCGACGCGCAAACCAGTCTGCTGCGCAACCACGACGTCCGAGCCGACATCCTCAAGGTCCCCCATCACGGATCCCGAACCACCACCCCGGAATTCCTCCGCGCCGTCCATCCCCGCCTCGCCCTGATCAGCGCGGGCGCCGACAATGCGTTCGGCCATCCCCACTCCACCATCACCGCCACCCTCACCGAACTGGGTGCCACCATCGCCCGCACCGACCGCGACGGCGACACCATCGTCCTCGGCGATCCCGCCCACCTACGAACCGTCACGACCCGCCGCCGCACCCCGACCGCGCCCTCCGCACGGCTGTCAGGGGTCCTACGTAGGATCGGCCCGTGA